TTTTTATTTCGGGATATTTTGGATATAAAAAGAGAAAAGTTGAGGCAACAATAACTGCTGGAATCGCCGGAGGATCGGCGTTAGCATTTGGACTATATGAAAAAATTCCCTGGATTATAGCGTTTGTATTTGGGCTGATAGCAACAATGGCATTTGAATGGTATAGAAAACGCTAGATCTTTTTCATAACTTCTACAAATACCTCATAGGGAGCATCTGTTTTTATACCCGTTGGAGAAAAGTGGGTTCTACTTGCTCTATAACCCATCTGCCAGAGGGCCTTTATTATCTCCCCCAACTTCTTGGTTTCAGTTTTTATCCTCTTTCCAATGGCATGGGTATCGTAAAATAGGGGGATGTCAAGTTCTTCATGGAGCATGTGAAGTAACTTCAAGGCTGCCCTGGACTTAGCCAACGGAAAGCCCTCCCTTACTAACTCAAACATCTGAGCTACGATTTCCTCGTTCTTAAGAGGACCAAGCCAAACTGGACCATAAGCGTTTGGCTTAGTTGGCAGAAAACCCCTCTCTATTTCAAACTTTCCTGTTTTTTCGTCGAAGTATATGTAGCCGAGATTTTCCAAGCTTTCATCTCCTTTCTTCGCCCCATCTCTAAGCCTGACAAAAGCTCTGAAGTAGTGGTCTTTATAGTATGCGAGAAGAACTTCAATACCTAGGTCATACTTTGCGGCATATCTTGCTATAACGCCAACCAGTATTCTCGTCCCGACTTCATGGCAGAGCTCACCCCTGAGTGGAACCGCCAGGTACTTTCTGAGACATGCCTTAGGATGAGCTCCACAGAGGGGAGCGCCATCCGTCGCTGTCACTCCCAGAATGCCCTTCCTCTTAACGCTTCTCAGAGCCGTATCCAAGAACTCCATTGGGGAACCGAATGGATCCAAGTCTATGAAATGGAAGTACCTGTGCTTTTCAGCCATAAGCCTGTTGGCGTCATCATGGTTTATCACTATCTTTTTTTCGTTTTCGAGGATAGCCCTACCATTCTCTTCCAACAGTCTTCCAGAAAAGTTTAGGAGAACGTTCTTTTTCATTAAGTTATATGCCTCCTCACTTATATCATTAAGCCAGATTTCCTCGGCCGGCGTTTCCAGTGCAAATCTTATTCCTCTAACTCCAGTCGCCGAAAGGGCATCAAGCACGATTTTCGGCTTTAAAACGTTTAAAAGCAATACCACTATATCTCTATTTAGGGCCATCCTTGGATTATAAAATACTGGAGAGTCATATATGCTTTCAGCTTTTGGGACAAGAATCCTTGCCTTTCCTTCAACAACTTCAAAAAGCTCCATCTTCTCACCAAAAATAGATTAAGTTTAAAGAATCTCAACATAATCTCCGAGAGCCTGGCCTGGAAGGCCTTTTTCGAATCTCGCCCTTACGGCTCCCCTAGTTCCGTGAACTCTAACTATCTTCCCCTTGAGTACCTTTCCGCTTGGACTCTTCCATATCACGAGCCTTCCGATTAGTTGAGAAGCTTCTTCTCTGCTGTTAATGTTGAGGGGCTTAATTATCATTACATTAGTGTGCTGGTTCTCTTTGCTTCTTCTATAGCTTAAAACAACTCCCTTTATTCTCATCCCTACTCACCGGCCATACATATTGTTGAGGAGTTTTAAATCTTATTCTTACTTAAACGAAAGACTGTGACCACCTTTTAGATTAACGCTATACGTGAAGCTTTCCTCAATTTTAAAATCAGGGAAGAGCTTAAAATCTCACCGGGAGTGAGTAAATAACACTTAAGAAGACGTGAAAAGAGGAAAAATCGGGTGAGAAAAATGAAAGTCAAGGTGGGGGTTAATGGTTACGGAACCATAGGGAAAAGGGTTGCCTATGCCGTTATGAAACAGGACGATATGGAGCTTATAGGGGTCACAAAAACAAAGCCAGACTTTGAAGCTTATAGAGCTAAAGAACTAGGAATTCCAGTCTATGCAGCTAGTGAGGAATTCCTTCCACGCTTCGAGAAGGCTGGGTTCGAAGTAGAGGGGACACTAAACGACCTCCTTGAAAAAGTTGACGTCATAGTTGATGCAACTCCAGGAGGTATGGGAGCGAAGAACAAACCACTATACGAAAAAGCCGGTGTTAAGGCTGTTTTTCAAGGAGGAGAGAAGGCTGATGTGGCAGAAGTATCCTTCGTTGCCCAAGCCAACTATGAAAAGGCTTTGGGAAAGGACTACGTTAGGGTAGTTTCATGCAATACTACTGGACTTGTGAGAACTCTGAGTGCAATCCAAGAATACATAGACTACGTATACGCTGTTATGATCAGGAGGGCTGCAGATCCAAACGATATAAAGAGAGGCCCAATAAATGCTATAAAGCCCTCGGTAACAGTTCCTTCCCACCACGGACCAGACGTTCAAACTGTTATTCCAATAAACATAGAAACATCTGCATTCGTTGTTCCAACAACTATAATGCATGTGCACTCTATAATGGTTGAACTCAAGAAGCCAATAGAGGCTAAAGACGTTATCAACATTTTCGAAAGCACAACTAGAGTTCTCCTCTTTGAAAAGGAGAAAGGCTTCGAGAGCACGGCTCAGCTTATAGAGTTTGCAAGGGATCTCCACAGGGAATGGAACAACCTGTATGAGATAGCCGTATGGAAAGAAAGCGTAAGCGTTAGGAATGGAAGGTTATTCTACATTCAGGCAGTTCATCAGGAGAGCGATGTTATTCCCGAGAACATAGATGCTATAAGGGCAATGTTCGAGCTCGCGGATAAGTGGGAAAGCATCAGAAAGACCAACAAGAGTCTTGGAATTCTCAAGTGATACCTCCTCTGGGATACATATTTTTTGTATTTTTCATAAATTATTTTAAGGTCTCAATGATAATCTATTTTTGCGAGTGAGGGAGATGGGGAACTTACCAAAAGGTCTCAGCAACCAGCTTATAGATCTCATTACCGCAGCAATAAACGAACTTAAAGAAGATGGACTCGAGCCAGACATAATGCTAGTCGGACCGGAGTTTAAGAATTATATAACGCCGGATATACTGGCAATAATAAACCTCAAAATATACGAGATCAAAGAACTTGGGGCAGATGCTGTTATTGCAGACTCCAAATATCTTGGGCAACTTAAGAAAGCTTCGAAGAGAATTTCAATAGAGCCGCTTCTTCAAGAGGAAGAATGGGAAGAAATAATAAAGCAACTTCCAGAGATCACTGAAGAGTGAGGATATTTTCAAGCCTCCTTCTTAAGATATATCCAAGTCCTCCTCCTATTATTATCCCTGAAACTGCTTGCACAGTATCGTTGTATAATTCTCCAAGGGCTCCAGCAGGTCCATACAGTAGATATGCAACGCTAACGTAGCCAACAACCATAACGAGTCCTCCGAGTGTAGTTGCAAGCAATACTCTGGCATAGCTCGCATTGTCCTTCGTAATGTATCCGACGACGATTCCTTCAGTACCCTTGATTATCAGTGTAAACAAGGCCCAAGAAGGATACCCTATAAGATCAGCCATTGCTGACCCTACTCCGCCTGCGAATCCTCCAACTAGTGGGCCGAAGAGAACTGCTGTCAGCATTATCATTATGTCGCCAAAGTTTAGATAGCCCTGCGAAGCAGGGATTGGTATTCTGATTATCATCGTTGTTACAGTAACCAAAGCCGCCATTATAGCCGATACTGCAAGAGTTTTTACAACTCTGAACTTCTCCCTATTTACGAATATGTAGCCAAAATAAACTATAGCCACCATCACCACTATCGCCTTAAAGTACGGAACATAAGCCTCAAGCGTGGCCTCATCCATCGGGCTCACCTAATGAACTAAAGCCTTGAGCATAAATATAAAGGTTAAGCTTGATAAGGTGACCGAGATGAAAGAGGAAGAGATAATATTGCTATTCAAATCAGAATTCTCTAAAGTTGGAAACATCCTTGGAGATGATGCTGGTTATACAAGAATTGGGGATAAGTGGCTTATCATAACGGCAGACATGCTCGTTTGGAGAACAGACATTCCAGACTTCATGACTCCAAGAGAGGCCGGGAAAAAAGTTGTAACTATGAACATGAGCGACATTGCCGCGATGGGGGCTAGGCCAATAGGATTCTTTTTTTCCCTAGGAATCCCTAAGGACACCGATGATAAAACCCTCAGAGGTATAGCAAGAGGAATAAGAGAAGGTGTGGAGGAGTATGGAGTAGAAATACTTAGTGGGGACACTAATGACTCTCTCGAGATTATAATAGATGGAGGTGCCATAGGTATCGGGGAGAGGTTATTACTAAGGAGCGGAGCAAAGCCAGGAGATCTTGTCTGCGTTACCGGAGATTTAGGAAGACCCCTTCTTGCCCTAGCACTTTGGCTTAAAGGGGAGAAAATCCCAAAGGAAGTCGCCGAGAAAGTTAAGAATCCAAAGGCTAGGGTGAAGGAAGGCCTCAAACTCGCAAAGTATGCTACATCAGCTATTGACATAAGCGATGGCCTATCAAAAGAATTATGGGAGATATCAAGAAAAAGTAACGTAAAGATCATAATAGATCCCGCTAACCTCCCCATTCATCCAAGGGTTCTTGAAATCGCTAAAGATCCCGTAAGAATGGCACTTGCAAGTGGTGAAGAGTTCGAGCTTGTGTTCACAGTACCAAAAGACGAAGTTGAAAGCATAGATCTGGACTTCACTATAATAGGGGAAGTAAAGGAGGGGCAAGGGGTTTATATAAAGGAGAAAGGCAAGATTAAAGAGCTCCCAATTCTTGGGTGGGAGCATTTCACACATCATTCGGAACTCTATATTTAGGAGAGGGTTAAGATGCTCACAATAAGAGAGTTTACAGTAAAAGCGAAAAAGATATACATAGGGACAATATGGGATAAAAGGATACTCGGAATAGCGTTCTCCCTTGATGGTCGAAAATTCTTAGAGGACAGGATTCAAAATCTAGCGGAATTCTTGAGAAAGAGGGGTGTGAGAGTAAAGTTAAACACGAAAGACTCAGAATATCCAGAGTTAGTATACCAAACACTCGTAGGTAGAATTGAAAACCACGAAATGCTAGATAAACTCTCATTTTTGGGAGTGACACCCTTTGAGAGAAGGGTTTACGAGTGGCTTGTGAAAAACGTTAAAAGGGGACAGGTTGTAACGTATGGCGAGCTTGCTAAAGCTCTTGAGACCTCCCCAAGGGCCATAGGAAACGCAATGAAAAGAAACCCATACCCAATTGTAGTTCCCTGCCATAGAGTCATAAGTAGGAAGAACCCTTTCATGTATACCCCAAAGCCAGAATACAAAAAGTTCCTGCTGGAGGTGGAAGGATGGATAAATTAAAACTTTACATTGCACTATTTATTGCGATTATCTTGGGAATAGCGGGATTTATAGTATGGAAGTGGGGATTCTGGATGCTGATAAGAATAATCCTCAGTCTAGGATTTCTAGGATTGACACTGATGCTAGGATTCTTTTTGGCATTGACGATATATGCTGAAAGCTGGAAGTACGCCTTAATGCTGCTACCCTTCACCGCAATATCTGCCTACGGAACATACCTTTCATTCACATGGCAGAAGCTCAAGATAGTCGGAGGAATTATAGCATTCTTCATAATAGCCGTTGCATTTGGAATATGGTACATCAGCGAGCCTGATTTAAGCTTAGCCGACAGATTTAGATCCGCAGAGAAACTTGAAAAGATGGGAAGGTATAAGCAGGCGGCTAGAAAATACGAAAAGGCAGGAAATTACAAAAAGGCAGCAGAAATGTATCTAAAACTTGGATGGATGGAGAGCGCGGCTTGGGCCTATGAAAAAGCTGGAGAATATG
This is a stretch of genomic DNA from Pyrococcus sp. ST04. It encodes these proteins:
- a CDS encoding thiamine-phosphate kinase, which encodes MKEEEIILLFKSEFSKVGNILGDDAGYTRIGDKWLIITADMLVWRTDIPDFMTPREAGKKVVTMNMSDIAAMGARPIGFFFSLGIPKDTDDKTLRGIARGIREGVEEYGVEILSGDTNDSLEIIIDGGAIGIGERLLLRSGAKPGDLVCVTGDLGRPLLALALWLKGEKIPKEVAEKVKNPKARVKEGLKLAKYATSAIDISDGLSKELWEISRKSNVKIIIDPANLPIHPRVLEIAKDPVRMALASGEEFELVFTVPKDEVESIDLDFTIIGEVKEGQGVYIKEKGKIKELPILGWEHFTHHSELYI
- a CDS encoding family 4B encapsulin nanocompartment shell protein, whose protein sequence is MGNLPKGLSNQLIDLITAAINELKEDGLEPDIMLVGPEFKNYITPDILAIINLKIYEIKELGADAVIADSKYLGQLKKASKRISIEPLLQEEEWEEIIKQLPEITEE
- a CDS encoding tRNA (guanine(10)-N(2))-dimethyltransferase, producing the protein MELFEVVEGKARILVPKAESIYDSPVFYNPRMALNRDIVVLLLNVLKPKIVLDALSATGVRGIRFALETPAEEIWLNDISEEAYNLMKKNVLLNFSGRLLEENGRAILENEKKIVINHDDANRLMAEKHRYFHFIDLDPFGSPMEFLDTALRSVKRKGILGVTATDGAPLCGAHPKACLRKYLAVPLRGELCHEVGTRILVGVIARYAAKYDLGIEVLLAYYKDHYFRAFVRLRDGAKKGDESLENLGYIYFDEKTGKFEIERGFLPTKPNAYGPVWLGPLKNEEIVAQMFELVREGFPLAKSRAALKLLHMLHEELDIPLFYDTHAIGKRIKTETKKLGEIIKALWQMGYRASRTHFSPTGIKTDAPYEVFVEVMKKI
- a CDS encoding phosphorylating glyceraldehyde-3-phosphate dehydrogenase, with the translated sequence MKVKVGVNGYGTIGKRVAYAVMKQDDMELIGVTKTKPDFEAYRAKELGIPVYAASEEFLPRFEKAGFEVEGTLNDLLEKVDVIVDATPGGMGAKNKPLYEKAGVKAVFQGGEKADVAEVSFVAQANYEKALGKDYVRVVSCNTTGLVRTLSAIQEYIDYVYAVMIRRAADPNDIKRGPINAIKPSVTVPSHHGPDVQTVIPINIETSAFVVPTTIMHVHSIMVELKKPIEAKDVINIFESTTRVLLFEKEKGFESTAQLIEFARDLHREWNNLYEIAVWKESVSVRNGRLFYIQAVHQESDVIPENIDAIRAMFELADKWESIRKTNKSLGILK
- a CDS encoding 50S ribosomal protein L35ae — translated: MRIKGVVLSYRRSKENQHTNVMIIKPLNINSREEASQLIGRLVIWKSPSGKVLKGKIVRVHGTRGAVRARFEKGLPGQALGDYVEIL
- the otg gene encoding methylated-DNA--protein-cysteine methyltransferase, which gives rise to MLTIREFTVKAKKIYIGTIWDKRILGIAFSLDGRKFLEDRIQNLAEFLRKRGVRVKLNTKDSEYPELVYQTLVGRIENHEMLDKLSFLGVTPFERRVYEWLVKNVKRGQVVTYGELAKALETSPRAIGNAMKRNPYPIVVPCHRVISRKNPFMYTPKPEYKKFLLEVEGWIN
- a CDS encoding ECF transporter S component, producing the protein MDEATLEAYVPYFKAIVVMVAIVYFGYIFVNREKFRVVKTLAVSAIMAALVTVTTMIIRIPIPASQGYLNFGDIMIMLTAVLFGPLVGGFAGGVGSAMADLIGYPSWALFTLIIKGTEGIVVGYITKDNASYARVLLATTLGGLVMVVGYVSVAYLLYGPAGALGELYNDTVQAVSGIIIGGGLGYILRRRLENILTLQ